In one window of Gossypium arboreum isolate Shixiya-1 chromosome 4, ASM2569848v2, whole genome shotgun sequence DNA:
- the LOC128291513 gene encoding transcription factor bHLH25-like, which yields MEIPPIGELPEMGLMENPNIFNQWRIDELSVLPVPVPVSASFGDNSQHYEASSSRPATIDRPQKQLKITNGRNSCRTHILTDIQSSFSPHTLPFPSSNYNPFGNQNFLVKGYHDTNNRISQSKDHIMAERKRREKLSEKFIALSALVPGLKKMDKATVLGDAIKYMKQLQEKVKTLEEQARQKSIESVVFVKKYQLLGDINDELSSWDEICAPFDEPLPEIEARFCDQSVLISIHCEKRKGFPEKIISSIEKFNLTVINSNVMTFGSCAHITIVAQMDMEFCMTVKELVKNLRSSYIFLV from the exons ATGGAGATTCCACCAATTGGAGAGTTGCCTGAAATG GGTTTAATGGAGAATCCTAACATATTCAACCAATGGCGTATTGATGAACTCAGCGTCCTCCCAGTTCCAGTCCCAGTATCAGCTTCTTTTGGAGACAATTCGCAGCACTACGAAGCTTCATCTTCTAGGCCTGCCACCATTGATAGACCTCAAAAACAGCTTAAAATCACCAACGGCCGCAATTCATGCAGAACCCATATTTTAACTGATATTCAATCTTCTTTTTCACCACACACTCTCCCTTTTCCCAGTTCCAATTATAACCCTTTTGGTAACCAAAATTTTTTGGTTAAAGGTTACCATGACACTAACAATAGAATTTCTCAATCAAAAGATCATATCATGGCTGAAAGGAAACGAAGAGAAAAGCTCAGTGAGAAGTTCATAGCTTTATCTGCTTTAGTTCCTGGCTTAAAGAag ATGGATAAGGCAACAGTGCTTGGAGATGCTATAAAGTATATGAAACAATTGCAAGAGAAAGTGAAGACACTTGAAGAGCAGGCCAGGCAGAAATCAATTGAATCTGTGGTTTTTGTGAAGAAATACCAGCTCTTGGGTGACATTAATGATGAACTTTCAAGCTGGGATGAAATTTGTGCCCCATTTGATGAGCCATTACCAGAAATCGAAGCAAGGTTTTGTGACCAAAGTGTTCTCATAAGTATTCATTGTGAGAAAAGGAAAGGGTTTCCTGAGAAAATCATTTCTTCAATCGAGAAATTTAACCTAACAGTCATCAACAGCAACGTAATGACATTTGGGAGTTGTGCTCATATCACCATTGTTGCTCAG ATGGATATGGAATTCTGCATGACAGTAAAGGAGCTTGTGAAGAACCTACGTTCATCTTATATATTTCTAGTGTAA